Proteins co-encoded in one Halococcoides cellulosivorans genomic window:
- a CDS encoding molybdopterin-binding protein, which translates to MARREFRTLDPPESAHDALAALDLTTGIESVPLADAHGRVLAERVDAPLDVPGFDRAAMDGYAVQAAATFGASEADPATLSIAGAVRAGEAPDVTVASETAVQVATGAVLPPGADAVVPVERTVESESTVEVVTGVAPGDSVTYRGADIAAGDRALGPGTVLGPRHVGLLAALGRERVPVRGRLDVAVVSTGEELVQPGATPDHAAGQIYDVNGHAIGAAVSAAGSRPTHVPRPSDDPDRLEDALADAASEADLVVTSGSTSAGTADRLYGLVEDHGEVLVHGVAIKPGRPLLIGRVFGTPYVGLPGYPVSALSVFRTFVAPALRAATGRPTPETATREATLATRVRYDGGRRRLVAVGVVPDGAGGHVAYAPAKGSGATTTLVETDGVVVMPAETSLLAAGETVTVDLFDETPVPAVLGVGDTDPAFGALFDEASTGRFLARSVDDAVRWFEDDVPDLLVAPTDALDAVAPDPVDRWARTWGLIVPAGSPAEIDGLAALTDVRFANLAESLSLREALDARLADAVEAPERAIDGYHRGLPGIESPARSVAAGRADAGLGLRATAERLGLGFVPIGTQTLGVAVNPDRAGKSSVERVTDRLADRLPDLLAERPGYDPVE; encoded by the coding sequence ATGGCTCGCCGCGAGTTTCGCACGCTCGACCCGCCCGAGAGCGCCCACGACGCACTCGCCGCACTGGATCTGACCACCGGGATCGAGTCGGTACCGCTCGCTGACGCGCACGGGCGAGTCCTCGCAGAGCGCGTCGACGCGCCCCTCGACGTCCCGGGGTTCGACCGGGCGGCGATGGACGGCTACGCGGTCCAGGCCGCCGCGACGTTCGGCGCGAGCGAGGCCGACCCCGCGACGCTGTCGATCGCCGGCGCGGTCCGGGCCGGGGAGGCCCCCGACGTGACGGTCGCGTCCGAGACGGCCGTCCAGGTGGCGACCGGGGCGGTGCTCCCGCCCGGCGCCGACGCCGTCGTCCCCGTCGAGCGAACCGTCGAGAGTGAGTCGACCGTCGAGGTCGTCACGGGCGTCGCGCCCGGCGACAGCGTCACGTATCGCGGCGCCGACATCGCCGCCGGCGATCGCGCGCTCGGGCCCGGAACGGTCCTCGGGCCGCGACACGTGGGCCTGCTCGCCGCGCTCGGCCGCGAGCGGGTGCCCGTCCGGGGCCGTCTCGACGTGGCCGTCGTCTCGACCGGCGAGGAACTGGTGCAACCGGGGGCGACCCCCGACCACGCCGCCGGCCAGATCTACGACGTGAACGGCCACGCGATCGGTGCCGCCGTGAGCGCGGCCGGTAGCCGGCCGACACACGTTCCACGCCCCTCCGACGACCCGGACCGACTCGAAGACGCGCTCGCTGACGCGGCGAGCGAGGCCGACCTCGTCGTCACCTCGGGATCGACGAGTGCGGGGACCGCGGACCGCCTCTACGGACTCGTCGAGGACCACGGCGAGGTGCTCGTCCACGGCGTCGCGATCAAGCCCGGCCGACCGCTGTTGATCGGGCGCGTGTTCGGGACGCCGTACGTCGGCTTGCCGGGCTATCCGGTCTCGGCGCTGTCGGTGTTCCGCACGTTCGTCGCGCCGGCGCTGCGCGCGGCGACCGGCCGACCCACGCCCGAGACGGCGACACGCGAGGCGACGCTCGCGACGCGGGTCCGGTACGACGGCGGTCGGCGCCGCCTCGTCGCCGTCGGGGTGGTCCCCGACGGTGCGGGCGGCCACGTCGCCTACGCCCCCGCGAAAGGCAGCGGTGCCACGACGACGCTCGTCGAGACCGACGGCGTCGTGGTCATGCCCGCCGAGACGTCCCTGCTCGCGGCCGGCGAGACGGTCACCGTCGACCTGTTCGACGAGACACCGGTCCCCGCGGTGCTCGGCGTGGGCGACACCGATCCCGCGTTCGGGGCGCTGTTCGACGAGGCCTCGACCGGCCGGTTTCTCGCCCGGAGTGTCGACGACGCCGTCCGGTGGTTCGAAGACGACGTTCCGGACCTCCTGGTCGCGCCGACCGACGCCCTCGACGCGGTGGCCCCCGACCCCGTCGATCGCTGGGCGCGGACGTGGGGGCTGATCGTCCCGGCCGGATCGCCCGCCGAAATCGACGGCCTCGCCGCTCTCACCGACGTGCGATTCGCCAACCTCGCGGAGTCGCTGTCGCTCCGGGAGGCTCTCGACGCCCGCCTCGCCGACGCTGTCGAGGCCCCCGAGCGCGCCATCGACGGCTATCACCGCGGACTGCCGGGCATCGAATCGCCGGCCCGCAGCGTCGCAGCGGGCCGGGCCGACGCCGGTCTCGGCCTGCGGGCGACGGCCGAGCGCCTCGGTCTCGGATTCGTCCCGATCGGCACCCAGACGCTCGGCGTCGCCGTGAATCCCGATCGAGCGGGCAAATCGAGCGTCGAGCGGGTCACCGATCGACTGGCCGATCGCCTCCCGGACCTGCTGGCCGAGCGGCCCGGCTACGACCCCGTCGAGTGA
- a CDS encoding PhoU domain-containing protein, giving the protein METRKIQQVGSGTFTVSIPADWAAAHDIEAGSTAYLYTHRDGSLVVRWNERDQSDLATTDIEASGLDPAATARTLVTAYGAGFSTIRLHAPGGLSDAQRRAVHTRARDLTGVEVTDESAEAVVVRGLLNTGDVSVRQSTIQLQYVTLSMFESALDCLTGETPSQHVVDRDDDADRLFWLLARHFNRSLQNMIELDRLGLTRSELFTYFATARQFERIADHAVTIARSVDHRDHSVSEALATETRALGMDARQVVETASKAIVDDRASGPHDSIEAAERVVRAARRLDDTLIDRAPRDASLVARVLDSVIRTAECGANIAALALRRSLAEDSGPRS; this is encoded by the coding sequence ATGGAGACCAGAAAGATCCAGCAGGTCGGCAGCGGAACGTTCACCGTCTCCATCCCCGCGGACTGGGCGGCCGCCCACGACATCGAGGCGGGATCGACGGCCTACCTGTACACCCATCGCGACGGGTCGCTCGTGGTGCGCTGGAACGAACGAGACCAGAGCGACCTCGCGACGACCGACATCGAGGCGAGTGGCCTGGATCCGGCCGCGACCGCACGCACGCTCGTCACCGCGTATGGAGCGGGCTTCTCGACGATTCGACTCCACGCTCCGGGGGGCCTCTCCGACGCCCAGCGGCGTGCGGTCCACACCCGGGCCCGCGATCTCACCGGGGTCGAGGTCACCGACGAATCCGCTGAGGCCGTCGTCGTCCGCGGCCTGTTGAACACCGGCGACGTCTCCGTCCGCCAATCCACGATTCAGTTGCAGTACGTCACGCTCTCGATGTTCGAGTCGGCGCTGGACTGTCTCACGGGCGAGACACCCTCACAGCACGTCGTCGACCGCGACGACGACGCCGATCGGCTGTTCTGGCTGCTCGCCCGGCATTTCAATCGATCGCTCCAGAACATGATCGAACTCGATCGACTCGGCCTCACCCGCTCGGAACTGTTCACGTATTTCGCGACGGCGCGGCAGTTCGAACGGATCGCTGATCACGCCGTCACGATCGCACGGTCCGTCGACCACCGCGATCACAGCGTCTCCGAGGCGCTGGCGACCGAGACCAGAGCGCTCGGGATGGACGCCCGCCAGGTCGTCGAGACGGCCTCGAAGGCGATCGTCGACGATCGGGCGTCGGGACCGCACGACTCGATCGAGGCCGCCGAGCGGGTCGTTCGAGCAGCGCGACGGCTCGACGACACGCTGATCGATCGGGCCCCTCGCGACGCGTCTCTCGTGGCGCGCGTGCTCGATAGCGTGATTCGCACGGCGGAGTGTGGCGCCAATATCGCCGCGCTGGCACTCCGACGGTCGCTGGCCGAAGACTCGGGCCCCAGATCGTGA
- the moaC gene encoding cyclic pyranopterin monophosphate synthase MoaC — protein sequence MDAGDLTHVDDEGAAQMVDVGSKADSERRAVARGRLTLQAATVDAIREHDIEKGDVLATARVGAIQAVKHTWETIPLCHQIPITNVDVAFDLADRAVELTVAVETVGPTGCEMEALEGVTTGLDVVWDMVKAAEKDADGQYPETSIDDVRVVEKIKR from the coding sequence ATCGACGCCGGCGATCTCACCCACGTCGACGACGAGGGGGCCGCCCAGATGGTCGACGTCGGATCGAAAGCCGACAGCGAGCGCCGCGCGGTCGCCCGCGGGCGACTCACCCTCCAGGCCGCGACCGTCGATGCGATTCGCGAGCACGACATCGAGAAAGGCGACGTCCTCGCGACCGCTCGCGTCGGCGCGATCCAGGCCGTCAAGCACACCTGGGAGACGATCCCGCTCTGTCACCAGATTCCGATCACGAACGTCGACGTCGCGTTCGACCTCGCGGACCGGGCCGTCGAACTCACGGTCGCCGTCGAGACGGTCGGCCCGACCGGCTGTGAGATGGAGGCCCTGGAGGGGGTGACGACGGGGCTCGACGTCGTCTGGGACATGGTCAAGGCCGCCGAGAAAGACGCCGATGGACAGTACCCCGAGACGTCGATCGACGACGTCCGCGTCGTCGAGAAGATCAAACGCTGA
- the moaA gene encoding GTP 3',8-cyclase MoaA yields the protein MPLDDDHGRSVTGIRVSLTDRCNFDCQYCHNEGLGDTRGPMEPQDDEMTADEVIRLLDVVRAFGVETVKFTGGEPMLRDDLAEIVRRVPEEMDVSVTTNGSFLPGRAAALADAGLERVNVSQDALDREAFAELTQSGAYDTVIEGVEAALDAGLAPVKLNMVVMEPTAGYVPEMVDFVAATDGLQLQLIEYMPEIAGHPEWAIDIARVHDWLADRATRVERREMHGRRRYYVTEREEAAPPSIESAGPDAPASGEGMVEVVDPVENTDFCANCHRVRVTHDGQFKGCLNRHDDHRSTGGMTRAEIEAAFRETVANRVPFYGEYMVESEGEWVRNDRYVERVVADDD from the coding sequence GTGCCCCTCGACGACGACCACGGGCGGTCGGTCACCGGCATCCGCGTGTCGCTGACAGACCGATGTAACTTCGACTGTCAGTACTGCCACAACGAGGGGTTGGGTGACACGCGCGGACCGATGGAGCCCCAGGACGACGAGATGACTGCCGACGAGGTGATCCGCCTGCTCGACGTGGTGCGGGCGTTCGGTGTCGAGACCGTGAAGTTCACCGGCGGGGAGCCGATGCTCCGCGACGACCTCGCTGAGATCGTCCGGCGCGTCCCCGAGGAGATGGACGTCTCGGTCACGACCAACGGAAGCTTCCTGCCCGGGCGGGCCGCGGCGCTCGCGGACGCGGGCCTCGAACGCGTCAACGTCTCACAGGACGCGCTCGACCGGGAGGCGTTCGCGGAGTTGACCCAGAGCGGCGCGTACGACACTGTCATCGAGGGCGTCGAAGCGGCGCTCGACGCCGGCCTCGCGCCGGTCAAACTCAACATGGTCGTGATGGAGCCGACGGCCGGGTACGTCCCGGAGATGGTCGATTTCGTCGCCGCCACCGACGGCCTCCAACTCCAACTCATCGAGTACATGCCCGAAATCGCGGGCCACCCCGAGTGGGCAATCGACATCGCGAGGGTCCACGACTGGCTGGCCGACCGCGCGACACGCGTCGAGCGCCGGGAGATGCACGGCCGGCGTCGGTACTACGTCACCGAGCGCGAGGAGGCGGCCCCGCCGTCGATCGAATCGGCCGGCCCCGACGCGCCGGCCTCGGGTGAGGGGATGGTCGAAGTCGTCGATCCCGTCGAGAACACCGATTTCTGTGCCAACTGCCACCGCGTTCGCGTCACACACGACGGCCAGTTCAAGGGCTGTCTCAACCGCCACGACGACCACCGATCGACCGGCGGAATGACACGCGCGGAGATCGAGGCGGCGTTCCGCGAGACCGTCGCCAATCGCGTGCCGTTCTACGGCGAGTACATGGTCGAATCCGAGGGCGAGTGGGTGCGGAACGACCGCTACGTCGAGCGGGTCGTCGCGGACGACGACTGA
- a CDS encoding molybdopterin synthase has protein sequence MKVIRVVGPSDAGKTTLIERLADCLADLGRVGTVKHIACEPTLDTDGTDTARHRTAGAAETYGLTDDGDWFATGEELSLTEALDRLAVDCRYALVEGYGTATLPTVALGDADAETVIAAGETADDVDLDAVIDATEAVDPYETLESLVARAKASPDADRAGAIATFTGRVRTLDDADDDPTEWLEFERYETVADERMAAIREELTARDGVYEVFLHHETGVVDAGEDVVYVVVLADHRREAFETVEDGIDRLKDEVPLFKREVTVTDEFWAHE, from the coding sequence ATGAAGGTCATCCGTGTCGTCGGCCCGTCGGACGCGGGCAAGACGACGCTGATCGAGCGTCTGGCCGACTGCCTTGCCGACCTGGGCCGGGTCGGGACGGTGAAACACATCGCGTGTGAACCGACTCTCGACACCGACGGGACAGACACGGCCCGCCACCGGACGGCCGGCGCGGCCGAAACCTACGGGCTGACGGACGACGGCGACTGGTTCGCCACCGGCGAGGAACTGTCGCTGACCGAGGCGCTGGATCGCCTCGCCGTCGACTGTCGGTACGCGCTCGTCGAGGGGTACGGGACGGCGACACTGCCGACGGTCGCCCTGGGTGACGCCGACGCCGAGACCGTGATCGCCGCGGGCGAGACCGCCGACGACGTCGACCTCGACGCCGTGATCGACGCCACCGAGGCGGTCGACCCGTACGAGACACTCGAATCGCTGGTCGCCCGCGCGAAGGCGTCGCCGGACGCGGACCGGGCGGGCGCAATCGCGACGTTCACCGGCCGAGTCCGGACGCTCGACGACGCCGACGACGACCCGACGGAGTGGCTGGAGTTCGAGCGCTACGAGACGGTCGCTGACGAGCGAATGGCCGCGATTCGCGAGGAGTTGACCGCCCGCGACGGCGTCTACGAGGTCTTCCTCCACCACGAGACTGGCGTCGTCGACGCCGGAGAGGACGTCGTCTACGTCGTCGTGTTGGCCGACCACCGCCGGGAAGCGTTCGAGACCGTCGAGGACGGCATCGACCGACTGAAAGACGAGGTGCCGCTGTTCAAACGGGAAGTCACCGTCACCGACGAGTTCTGGGCCCACGAGTAG
- a CDS encoding molybdopterin molybdotransferase MoeA: MSDGGFHDVMALSDARQRLLERCQPHSRRDQMAVEDADGHVLAEAVRAARAVPHYDRAAMDGFAVRAADTFGASERSPVTLSLADGRVEDGEAVQVHTGSAMPTGADAVVMVEQTERREGTLLVSDAVAAEENVAPTGEDVARDARLFAAGHRLSPSDLALLRTTGHDTVSVVDPPRVSVVPTGEEVVPAGSDPAPGEVVETNGLLVSTLAERWGATATHRDVVTDDETALRRAIEADTDHDVIVTTGGSSVGERDLVADVVETAGSVLVHGVAIHPGHPVGVGVVDETVVVICPGYPVSCLVAAVQFLRPAIAALEGVEPRPHPTTRGRLGAKIRSRPGRRTFARVRVTDRSADDLPTVEPIRTGGAGVLSSVTTADGWVVVPESREGIPAEERVAVQEWERVPTRPRSE; encoded by the coding sequence ATGAGCGACGGTGGCTTCCACGACGTGATGGCCCTCTCGGACGCGCGCCAGCGCCTTCTGGAGCGATGTCAGCCACATTCCCGACGCGACCAGATGGCCGTCGAAGACGCCGACGGCCACGTCCTCGCGGAGGCCGTGCGGGCGGCCCGGGCGGTCCCCCACTACGATCGAGCGGCGATGGACGGGTTCGCGGTCCGGGCGGCCGACACCTTCGGCGCGAGCGAGCGGTCTCCCGTGACGCTCTCGCTGGCGGACGGCCGGGTCGAAGACGGCGAAGCCGTCCAGGTCCACACGGGGAGTGCGATGCCCACGGGGGCCGACGCGGTCGTGATGGTCGAGCAGACCGAGCGGCGCGAGGGCACGCTGCTGGTCTCCGACGCGGTCGCCGCCGAAGAAAACGTCGCCCCGACCGGCGAGGACGTCGCCCGAGACGCGCGACTGTTTGCGGCCGGCCATCGACTCTCGCCCTCGGATCTCGCCTTGCTCAGGACGACGGGTCACGACACCGTGTCCGTCGTCGATCCGCCCCGGGTGAGCGTGGTGCCGACGGGCGAGGAGGTCGTCCCGGCCGGGAGCGATCCGGCGCCGGGCGAGGTCGTCGAGACGAACGGACTGCTGGTCTCGACGCTGGCCGAGCGGTGGGGGGCCACCGCGACCCATCGCGACGTCGTCACCGACGACGAGACCGCGCTGCGGCGGGCGATCGAGGCCGACACCGATCACGACGTGATCGTGACGACCGGCGGATCGTCGGTCGGTGAGCGCGATCTCGTCGCGGACGTCGTCGAAACGGCCGGGTCCGTCCTGGTCCACGGCGTGGCGATCCACCCCGGCCACCCGGTCGGGGTCGGCGTCGTCGACGAGACGGTCGTCGTCATCTGTCCCGGCTATCCGGTCTCCTGTCTGGTCGCGGCCGTCCAGTTCCTGCGCCCCGCGATCGCCGCCCTGGAAGGGGTCGAACCGCGACCGCACCCCACGACCCGCGGTCGATTGGGCGCGAAGATCCGCAGTCGGCCGGGCCGGCGGACGTTCGCTCGCGTTCGAGTCACCGATCGGTCGGCGGACGACCTGCCCACCGTCGAACCGATCCGGACCGGCGGTGCCGGCGTGCTGTCGAGTGTCACGACGGCCGACGGCTGGGTCGTCGTCCCCGAATCGCGCGAGGGGATCCCCGCCGAGGAACGGGTCGCCGTCCAGGAGTGGGAGCGCGTCCCGACGCGCCCACGGTCGGAGTGA